A single Bacillus sp. OxB-1 DNA region contains:
- a CDS encoding AAA family ATPase has product MIYLREISFPNEDREFKFFLNIKRTCYDSFYPFKVLSRNGFETIAFEPVTILYGGNGSGKSTALHVIAEKTGIQRDSIYNKSNFYPDYVQLCEMQLKADIPENSRIITSDDVFDYMLNIRNLNEGIDQKREELFEEYLDAKYSHFQMKSLADYEQLTKVNTARRKTQSRFVRNELMDNVRGYSNGESAFRYFTEKIGDQGLYILDEPENSLSPKRQMELVRFIEDSARFFGCQFIISTHSPFLLSMREAKIYNLDENPVRTRHWTELDNVRTYYEFFKSHENEF; this is encoded by the coding sequence ATGATCTATTTACGTGAAATTTCGTTTCCCAATGAGGATAGGGAATTTAAATTTTTCTTGAATATAAAAAGAACATGCTATGACTCGTTTTATCCATTTAAAGTTCTATCAAGAAATGGCTTTGAAACGATTGCTTTTGAGCCCGTGACGATATTATATGGAGGCAACGGTTCCGGAAAATCCACTGCCTTACATGTAATAGCAGAAAAAACAGGAATCCAACGCGATTCTATCTATAATAAGTCAAATTTCTACCCCGATTATGTGCAATTGTGTGAGATGCAGCTTAAAGCGGACATTCCTGAAAACAGCAGAATTATTACAAGTGATGACGTATTTGACTATATGTTGAATATCCGGAATCTCAATGAAGGAATTGATCAAAAACGGGAAGAACTATTTGAAGAATATTTGGATGCAAAATACTCCCATTTTCAAATGAAATCTTTGGCAGATTACGAGCAGCTGACAAAAGTGAACACAGCTAGAAGGAAAACACAGTCCCGTTTTGTAAGGAATGAATTGATGGACAATGTGAGAGGGTATTCGAATGGGGAAAGTGCGTTCCGGTATTTCACTGAAAAGATTGGCGATCAAGGACTTTACATTTTGGATGAGCCGGAAAATAGTCTTTCTCCAAAGCGCCAGATGGAATTGGTGAGATTTATTGAAGACTCTGCTCGTTTTTTTGGCTGTCAGTTTATCATTTCAACACATTCTCCATTTCTGCTCTCCATGAGGGAGGCAAAAATTTATAACCTGGATGAAAATCCGGTTAGGACGCGCCACTGGACGGAACTAGATAATGTCCGAACATACTATGAATTTTTCAAAAGCCATGAAAACGAGTTTTAA
- a CDS encoding YppE family protein, producing the protein MHLIEETERLLSVCRECRERHADMREQDREPDFFQEVKPYADLTHAWLDEWTSAVSEWIKVAKPLYVHPHQIESLHDSMKQFIVQSFYPKTGKKRFVLSIHSAEYTLKTILDALRKEGGQ; encoded by the coding sequence ATGCATTTAATAGAAGAAACAGAACGACTCCTCTCCGTTTGCCGGGAGTGTCGGGAACGTCATGCCGATATGCGGGAGCAGGATAGGGAGCCGGATTTTTTCCAGGAAGTGAAACCATATGCGGATCTGACGCATGCGTGGCTGGATGAATGGACGAGCGCCGTATCGGAATGGATCAAAGTTGCCAAGCCGCTCTACGTCCATCCGCATCAAATCGAATCGCTGCATGATTCCATGAAGCAGTTCATCGTCCAGTCGTTTTATCCGAAAACCGGAAAAAAACGGTTCGTCTTGTCGATCCACTCGGCTGAGTATACATTGAAGACCATTTTGGATGCGCTGCGAAAGGAAGGAGGGCAATGA
- a CDS encoding DEAD/DEAH box helicase: MKQTKLSIPEILEQLHTDPAFSSNIVHTRTIPGKEAVYAEFPERLHPSIIRALGTKGIGRLYSHQKEAFELAASDQSFTAVTPTASGKSLCYHLPVMQSILEDDTSRAIYLFPTKALAQDQLADLHELIEASGEAILSYTYDGDTAPGLRSKVRKSGHIVLTNPDMLHSGILPHHTKWVSLFENLKYIIIDELHTYKGVFGSHVAHVLRRLKRICNYYGSDPVFICTSATIANPKELAESLTNTEMRLIENNGAPAGKKHFVFYNPPVVHPTFGIRRSAVLEVRDLASFLYREGIQTIVFAKSRVRVEMLVTYMKELTKKKLFDETIMGYRGGYLPSERRKIEKGLREGDIRTVVSTNALELGIDIGQLQACIMTGYPGNIASAFQQAGRAGRRQEEALIIYVAQSMALDQYIIDHPDYLLGQSPEEARIHPDNLFILMDHLKCASFELPFTLTETYGEFEVQDLLAFLEAEGVLVKTSDKWHWMTDRFPASEVSLRSAAQENVVIIDKTHPKETAVIGEMDRFSAMTLLHEEAIYMHQGTQYQVEELDWEEKKAYVTEVDVDYFTDANLAVELKVMSEDALQPLGEHEVAFGDIAVLAIPTIFKKIKFNEKHDNIGSGPIDLPAEELHTNGTWLTFDLPEGWKEADLTDSMTSAAYAIQSLVPLFIRCDRNDVHVVPQVKAIHTGKPTIFIHDSYPGGIGLSEKIFERWQELLSMTADHVANCSCEAGCPVCIGAQEAGQKDNKRRAEDLLRTLAK, translated from the coding sequence ATGAAACAGACAAAACTGTCCATCCCTGAAATACTGGAACAGCTGCATACGGACCCGGCTTTTTCATCAAATATCGTACACACAAGAACTATCCCCGGCAAAGAGGCGGTATACGCTGAATTTCCGGAACGTCTGCATCCGTCAATCATCCGTGCACTTGGGACGAAAGGGATCGGGCGATTGTATAGCCATCAGAAGGAAGCTTTCGAGTTGGCTGCATCGGATCAATCATTCACGGCAGTAACTCCAACCGCGTCCGGGAAATCGCTGTGCTATCATCTGCCGGTTATGCAAAGCATTTTGGAAGATGATACGTCGCGGGCCATTTATTTATTCCCGACGAAGGCGCTTGCCCAAGATCAGTTGGCAGATTTGCACGAGTTGATCGAAGCGAGCGGGGAGGCGATCCTCAGCTATACGTATGACGGGGATACGGCGCCGGGATTGCGGTCCAAAGTGCGTAAATCGGGTCATATCGTTCTGACGAATCCAGATATGCTTCACTCGGGTATTTTGCCGCATCATACGAAATGGGTATCGCTCTTCGAGAACTTGAAATATATCATTATCGATGAACTTCATACGTATAAAGGGGTATTCGGCAGCCATGTCGCGCATGTGCTCCGCAGATTGAAACGGATTTGCAATTACTATGGAAGCGATCCGGTCTTCATATGCACCTCGGCGACGATCGCCAACCCGAAAGAACTGGCGGAATCACTGACGAATACGGAAATGCGATTGATTGAAAACAACGGGGCGCCGGCGGGGAAGAAGCATTTCGTCTTTTATAATCCGCCTGTCGTCCATCCGACGTTTGGTATAAGGCGCAGCGCCGTGTTGGAAGTCCGAGATCTAGCGTCGTTTCTCTATCGGGAAGGAATCCAGACGATCGTTTTCGCAAAAAGCCGGGTGCGCGTAGAAATGCTTGTGACGTATATGAAAGAACTGACGAAAAAAAAGCTGTTCGATGAAACGATAATGGGCTATCGGGGCGGTTATTTGCCGTCGGAGCGGCGGAAAATCGAAAAGGGCCTGCGGGAAGGGGACATCCGGACCGTCGTCAGCACAAATGCGCTGGAACTCGGTATTGATATCGGTCAACTGCAAGCGTGCATCATGACGGGGTACCCGGGAAATATTGCGAGTGCCTTCCAACAGGCGGGCCGCGCGGGAAGACGCCAGGAAGAGGCGCTTATCATTTACGTTGCCCAATCGATGGCGCTGGACCAATACATCATCGATCATCCCGATTATTTGCTGGGCCAGTCCCCGGAAGAGGCGCGGATCCATCCCGACAATCTGTTCATCCTAATGGATCATTTGAAATGCGCTTCCTTTGAATTGCCGTTTACGTTAACGGAGACGTACGGGGAATTCGAAGTCCAGGACTTGCTCGCTTTTTTAGAAGCAGAAGGCGTGCTCGTCAAAACGAGCGACAAATGGCATTGGATGACGGACCGCTTTCCCGCAAGCGAAGTGAGCTTACGATCCGCAGCACAGGAGAACGTCGTCATTATCGATAAAACCCATCCAAAGGAAACGGCCGTCATCGGGGAAATGGACCGCTTCAGCGCCATGACCTTGCTCCATGAAGAAGCGATTTATATGCATCAAGGCACCCAGTACCAAGTCGAAGAGCTGGATTGGGAGGAAAAGAAGGCTTACGTCACAGAAGTAGATGTCGATTACTTCACGGACGCGAACCTTGCGGTGGAATTGAAAGTGATGAGCGAAGACGCGCTTCAGCCGCTTGGAGAACACGAAGTTGCCTTTGGCGACATCGCGGTGTTGGCGATCCCGACGATATTTAAGAAGATTAAGTTTAATGAAAAACATGATAATATAGGATCGGGACCGATTGATCTACCGGCGGAAGAGCTGCATACGAACGGGACTTGGCTGACATTTGACTTGCCGGAAGGGTGGAAAGAAGCCGACCTGACAGATTCCATGACGTCAGCAGCATACGCCATCCAGTCATTGGTTCCTCTGTTTATCCGATGTGATCGAAATGATGTCCATGTCGTACCGCAAGTGAAGGCGATCCATACAGGGAAGCCGACTATCTTTATACATGACAGCTACCCAGGCGGTATCGGATTAAGCGAGAAGATATTTGAACGTTGGCAAGAACTGCTCTCGATGACCGCTGATCATGTTGCGAACTGTAGCTGTGAGGCGGGTTGTCCGGTTTGCATCGGTGCTCAGGAAGCCGGGCAGAAGGATAATAAACGACGTGCTGAAGACCTGTTACGTACGCTGGCAAAATAA
- a CDS encoding DUF402 domain-containing protein encodes MDLSTLPIQRGDNIIERKIRYDSVVVEHRCKLLKAQSNSVVLFHAIQNSFTMMASQTKLSIPKGSYTIGYYWKDRPYNLYVWRDEKGKYLGSYFNIVKNTYMTDQLVSFEDLIIDIMVLPNGEYFILDEDELPETLSRFENGTVLQALNSLTDSIDIFLPQIISETGKNYKHEELLPWLNKGLTF; translated from the coding sequence ATGGATTTAAGTACACTCCCTATTCAACGTGGGGATAACATAATAGAAAGAAAAATACGGTATGATTCAGTAGTGGTAGAACATAGGTGTAAGTTATTAAAAGCACAAAGTAATAGTGTAGTACTTTTCCATGCTATACAAAATTCCTTTACGATGATGGCAAGTCAAACAAAATTATCTATACCTAAAGGTAGTTATACAATCGGTTATTACTGGAAAGATCGTCCGTATAATTTATACGTTTGGAGAGATGAAAAAGGGAAGTATTTAGGTTCCTATTTTAATATTGTAAAGAATACATACATGACCGATCAGTTGGTATCCTTTGAGGATTTGATTATTGATATTATGGTTCTTCCGAATGGAGAATACTTTATTTTAGACGAGGATGAGTTACCAGAGACATTGTCTCGATTTGAAAATGGGACTGTCCTACAAGCCCTAAATTCATTAACGGATTCCATTGATATTTTTCTTCCTCAAATCATTTCAGAAACCGGAAAAAACTATAAGCATGAAGAACTTCTTCCTTGGTTGAACAAAGGATTAACTTTTTGA
- a CDS encoding ribonuclease H-like domain-containing protein: protein MSYEQKLMQMKKLLKKADPKPETQRSKPPEKKLPPPPVYEQSWLAAGLTKEPNPFGIVYKKTVEYDGDYRHGEIALSGLKRTIDNWAGAGEIHPLSPDLSKPLLFFDTETTGLKGAGTLIFLMGFIERTTDSFRLTQYVLPGPDHEAAFLYASRLWETDSTLVTYNGKSFDIPQMETRWTMNRNVLPPLLKHDQIDLLHGSRRIWKEEMGTFRLPAIEEEQLGFHRDGDIPGHMAPIIYQDAVKHGRADLLMKVLLHNEWDILSLVALYIRSTDLLLKADLTESAVIHTNIGKWFADLKSYERSGKLFEQVVKEYGADHPMTHYHLGFHLKRKGDFRAAIESFSIASSHLTGRHRILALEELAKLQEHKVKELESAMGNTKLALQYVQEDRELSRKFRNRAGNELRKREIRLARKLFPGEAQEPTK from the coding sequence ATGTCATATGAACAAAAACTGATGCAAATGAAGAAACTGTTGAAGAAGGCTGATCCTAAACCGGAAACGCAGCGAAGTAAGCCCCCGGAAAAGAAACTTCCTCCACCGCCCGTTTATGAACAAAGTTGGTTGGCGGCCGGCCTGACGAAAGAACCGAATCCTTTTGGCATCGTCTATAAGAAGACGGTCGAATATGACGGCGACTACCGGCATGGCGAAATCGCTTTATCGGGTTTGAAGAGGACGATTGACAATTGGGCTGGGGCGGGGGAGATTCATCCGCTTTCCCCGGATTTGTCCAAACCGCTTCTGTTTTTTGATACCGAAACGACCGGGTTAAAAGGGGCAGGGACGCTCATTTTTCTTATGGGATTCATTGAACGGACCACGGATTCTTTCCGCCTGACGCAATATGTCCTGCCAGGACCGGATCATGAAGCGGCATTCCTCTATGCGTCACGGCTATGGGAAACGGACTCGACGCTGGTGACGTATAATGGGAAGAGTTTCGACATTCCGCAAATGGAGACGCGTTGGACGATGAACCGGAACGTCCTGCCGCCGCTGCTCAAGCATGATCAGATCGATTTGCTGCATGGCTCGCGGCGCATTTGGAAAGAGGAGATGGGGACGTTCCGGCTTCCGGCGATCGAGGAGGAGCAGCTCGGTTTCCATCGCGACGGGGATATACCTGGCCATATGGCGCCGATTATCTATCAGGATGCTGTCAAACACGGCCGCGCCGACTTATTGATGAAAGTGCTATTGCATAATGAGTGGGATATCCTATCGCTCGTCGCTTTATACATCCGCTCGACCGACCTGCTATTGAAGGCGGATTTGACAGAATCGGCCGTTATCCATACGAATATCGGGAAATGGTTTGCCGATTTGAAATCCTATGAGCGTAGTGGCAAGCTTTTTGAACAGGTCGTCAAGGAGTATGGGGCTGATCATCCGATGACGCACTACCATCTGGGGTTTCATTTGAAACGAAAAGGTGATTTCAGGGCAGCGATCGAATCATTTTCCATCGCATCGAGCCATTTGACGGGCCGACATCGTATTTTAGCTTTGGAGGAATTAGCGAAGCTGCAGGAGCATAAAGTGAAAGAGCTGGAATCGGCGATGGGAAATACGAAATTGGCGTTGCAATACGTCCAAGAAGACCGGGAACTGTCCAGAAAATTCCGCAATCGCGCGGGAAATGAGTTGCGGAAACGGGAAATACGGCTTGCCCGGAAACTATTTCCCGGGGAAGCGCAAGAACCGACAAAATAA
- the gpsB gene encoding cell division regulator GpsB: protein MEIKLDSKTILEKDFKTGLRGYNQEEVDLFLDDVIQDYETYKKMVAELRLENERLKEELASSQKRTTVGTGGTTNFDLLKRISNLEKHVFGSRLSEDG, encoded by the coding sequence ATGGAAATTAAATTGGACTCTAAAACAATTCTTGAAAAAGACTTCAAGACCGGCCTACGTGGCTATAATCAGGAAGAGGTTGATCTTTTCCTCGACGATGTCATTCAAGATTACGAGACATACAAGAAAATGGTCGCAGAATTACGGCTTGAAAATGAGCGGTTGAAAGAGGAATTGGCGTCTAGCCAAAAGAGGACCACTGTCGGAACGGGCGGCACGACGAATTTCGATTTGCTGAAACGAATCTCAAATCTGGAAAAGCATGTATTCGGCAGCCGGCTTTCCGAGGATGGGTAA
- a CDS encoding putative bifunctional diguanylate cyclase/phosphodiesterase encodes MNSSKQSFASSEVLSEYPKELSEKVFMTVDEGIMITDKNRRIVHVNPAFEQVTGYRRDEVVGQTPRILQSGVHTAHFYQNMMNVLDKEGRWNGEIWNRRKNGEIYPEWLRIMEVRDDSGAVTNYLGIFVDLSDHEVALKNLKDASMTDTLTKVGNRQSFYHRMEVLFNSGEEDDKIFAILFLDLDRFKQINDTLGHAIGDELLKEFARRLRKLLKNKDIIARIGGDEFVIALTGLKHSGEAAIFAERILEKLERPHHIGSYELFISSSIGISLYPQDGKSLDDLLKKADLAMYESKRSGRNNYTFFYEDLVTDVTRMIELETRLLTAIEERKFSLTYQPKIDMTTGRIVGVESFVHCPVCQNGPEAIDDFTPIAEELGLMVPITDIALVKVCEDLLMMQAEGVDPGRVSINISAIYFMQPNLIESLTNTIRRFGLSPRQFELEIAESVVMANGERSIQILSALKAVGFSVAIDHFGNGFSSLGLLSRISVDTIKIDRIFIQNIFEADENRIIVDMIIQMANRLGIAVAADGVEHIRQMKLLRSMGCALAQGGYVSDAICQSELGEIIAMFDEMGTEWEVRE; translated from the coding sequence ATGAACTCTAGTAAACAATCCTTTGCTTCCTCTGAAGTCCTGTCTGAATATCCGAAAGAACTTTCGGAAAAAGTTTTCATGACCGTGGATGAAGGGATTATGATCACAGATAAAAATAGACGCATTGTCCACGTCAACCCCGCATTTGAACAAGTGACCGGGTATCGGAGAGACGAAGTAGTCGGTCAGACGCCGCGAATTCTCCAATCGGGTGTACATACTGCCCATTTTTATCAGAATATGATGAATGTCCTAGATAAGGAAGGGCGATGGAACGGGGAAATCTGGAACCGGCGGAAAAACGGTGAGATTTATCCTGAGTGGCTACGGATCATGGAAGTCCGGGACGACAGCGGGGCCGTTACGAATTATTTGGGAATATTCGTCGACCTTTCCGACCACGAAGTAGCATTGAAGAATTTAAAGGACGCCTCCATGACGGATACATTGACGAAGGTGGGCAATCGGCAATCCTTCTATCACCGGATGGAAGTGCTGTTCAATTCGGGTGAAGAAGATGACAAGATATTCGCCATATTGTTCCTCGATTTGGATCGCTTCAAACAGATTAATGATACGCTCGGTCATGCGATTGGCGATGAATTATTGAAGGAATTCGCCCGAAGGCTACGGAAATTATTGAAAAACAAGGATATTATCGCTCGGATCGGCGGCGATGAGTTTGTCATCGCGTTGACCGGACTAAAGCATTCCGGGGAAGCCGCCATTTTCGCGGAACGGATTCTCGAGAAACTGGAAAGGCCGCATCATATCGGTTCCTATGAGCTGTTCATCTCCTCCAGCATCGGCATCAGCCTCTATCCGCAGGACGGAAAATCGCTTGATGACCTATTGAAAAAGGCGGATTTGGCAATGTATGAATCAAAACGGAGCGGCCGCAACAATTACACTTTTTTCTATGAAGATCTGGTAACCGACGTGACACGGATGATTGAACTGGAAACCCGTCTTTTGACGGCTATCGAGGAAAGGAAATTCAGCTTGACGTATCAGCCGAAAATCGATATGACAACGGGTCGCATCGTCGGGGTCGAGTCGTTTGTCCATTGTCCCGTCTGCCAGAACGGACCGGAAGCCATCGATGACTTCACCCCTATCGCCGAGGAGCTGGGACTGATGGTGCCGATTACCGATATAGCGCTTGTAAAAGTATGCGAGGATCTCCTGATGATGCAAGCGGAAGGGGTCGACCCGGGGCGGGTGTCCATCAATATTTCCGCCATCTACTTCATGCAGCCGAACTTGATCGAATCATTGACGAACACGATCCGGCGTTTCGGGCTATCGCCACGTCAATTTGAGTTGGAAATCGCCGAAAGTGTCGTCATGGCGAACGGCGAGCGTTCGATTCAGATACTGAGTGCTTTGAAAGCGGTCGGGTTTTCTGTGGCCATCGACCATTTCGGGAACGGTTTTTCTTCCTTAGGTCTGTTATCCAGAATATCGGTCGATACTATTAAAATCGATCGGATCTTCATCCAAAACATCTTTGAAGCGGATGAGAACCGGATCATTGTCGACATGATCATTCAAATGGCAAATCGTCTTGGCATTGCAGTGGCGGCGGATGGAGTCGAACATATCCGGCAGATGAAGCTTCTGCGGTCGATGGGCTGTGCGTTGGCCCAAGGCGGCTATGTGAGCGATGCGATTTGCCAATCGGAACTCGGTGAAATCATTGCAATGTTTGACGAAATGGGAACGGAGTGGGAAGTGCGTGAGTGA
- a CDS encoding THUMP domain-containing class I SAM-dependent RNA methyltransferase: MSEYKLVATSAMGLESIVADEVKALGFETSTENGKIYFQGDETAIAKTNMWLRVADRVRIVVGEFKATTFDELFERTKAIAWERYLPVDAAFPVAGKSVKSTLYSVPDCQAIVKKAIVERLKSAYKRIGFLDESGPLFKLEVSILKDKVTLTIDSSGAGLHKRGYRVGQGDAPLKETLAAALVKLTRWNPDRPFVDPFCGSGTIPIEAAMIGQNIAPGYNREFLSEQWPWIRKKTWDDVRMEAEDLANYDQPLSISGFDHDPRMIKVARTNAIEAGFLDIIHFEQRDVRELVVEGLNGVLVGNPPYGERLGEIEEAEEMAQVLGDVMKDYPSWSVYMLSSLENFETMYGKKATKKRKLFNGFIRTDLYQFWGRRQS, encoded by the coding sequence GTGAGTGAATATAAATTAGTGGCAACGTCCGCGATGGGGCTGGAATCCATCGTGGCGGATGAAGTGAAGGCGCTCGGATTCGAAACGAGCACCGAAAATGGCAAGATCTATTTCCAAGGCGACGAAACGGCCATCGCGAAGACCAATATGTGGCTTCGGGTAGCGGACCGCGTACGGATCGTTGTCGGAGAATTCAAGGCGACGACGTTCGATGAGCTGTTTGAGCGGACGAAGGCGATTGCATGGGAACGCTATTTGCCTGTCGACGCGGCTTTTCCGGTTGCCGGGAAATCGGTGAAATCGACTTTATACAGTGTGCCGGATTGCCAAGCGATCGTTAAAAAAGCGATTGTGGAGCGACTTAAATCGGCTTACAAGCGGATTGGGTTCTTAGATGAATCCGGCCCTTTATTCAAACTGGAAGTATCCATTTTGAAAGATAAAGTGACGCTTACGATCGACTCGAGCGGGGCGGGACTCCATAAACGGGGCTATCGGGTCGGCCAAGGGGATGCGCCTTTGAAAGAGACTTTAGCTGCGGCGCTTGTCAAATTGACACGCTGGAATCCAGACCGTCCGTTTGTCGACCCATTTTGCGGGTCGGGTACGATTCCGATTGAGGCGGCGATGATCGGCCAAAATATCGCACCGGGTTATAATCGGGAGTTTTTGAGCGAACAATGGCCGTGGATCCGGAAAAAGACGTGGGATGACGTACGGATGGAAGCGGAGGATTTGGCAAACTATGATCAGCCGTTGTCCATATCCGGATTCGACCACGATCCGCGGATGATCAAGGTCGCTCGTACGAATGCCATTGAAGCGGGATTCCTCGATATCATTCATTTTGAGCAGCGCGATGTCCGGGAATTGGTTGTGGAAGGTTTGAACGGCGTCCTTGTGGGCAATCCTCCCTATGGTGAGCGCCTCGGTGAAATCGAAGAGGCGGAAGAAATGGCGCAAGTGCTGGGCGATGTGATGAAAGATTATCCATCCTGGTCCGTCTACATGCTTTCTTCTTTGGAAAACTTTGAAACGATGTACGGGAAAAAAGCGACGAAAAAGAGAAAATTATTCAACGGCTTCATTCGAACTGATTTGTACCAGTTCTGGGGCCGACGTCAGTCATAA
- a CDS encoding ATP-dependent DNA helicase: MKRKLPFPLSKEKSFYDSLSDWIGDTLYDDLTEKGFECRDEQIFMSFQIEQALKEKKVLFAEAGVGTGKTIAYLLPAIAYARYTGKPALISCADETLIDQLVKEDGDIRKISDALELDIDVRLAKARDQYLCLKRLEETGDTTNEEFIEQVEDSLPDFVHGNVSLQSTAVYGERSDYPELSDAQWKMVNYHPIQQCEACDLRNKCGQTLHRNHYREAVEIIICSHDFYMEHIWTKDSRKRQGQLPLLPEVSMIVFDEGHLLEYSAQRALTYEVQNSTLLHLLERIMVDGVREKTLGLMENLIDIHERFFEKLDDSVELTDNERKAIGRSEELLALGKEAVRLSHAILEEFVFEGELFIIPEYDLKMVEEYLDQYIYSMDLFTSQNDAVDWLEDREGELTLVVMPRLVTDILREKLFSSKLPIVFSSATLSVGKDFSYLAEGLGIEDYLSFSVQSPFDYDEVMKVVSTDVEDHEKAEKVLELLEDGEQTLILFKSEQSMNRFQAQLPAEWKERVAFEGERELSSMIRDFQQKQVAFLCSYHLWEGLDIPHDALTRVIIHDLPFPPSDPLFEARRKHADDPFRQVDLPFMLLRLRQGAGRLIRTSEDYGTVHLLLNPLEQQLKPEIESIFPVPMVAQA, encoded by the coding sequence ATGAAAAGAAAACTGCCATTCCCTTTATCGAAAGAAAAGTCATTCTATGATTCATTGAGTGATTGGATCGGTGATACGCTGTATGACGATTTGACCGAAAAAGGGTTTGAATGCCGCGATGAACAGATTTTTATGTCCTTTCAAATCGAACAGGCCTTGAAAGAAAAGAAAGTGCTCTTCGCGGAAGCGGGGGTCGGAACGGGAAAAACGATCGCTTATTTGTTGCCGGCCATCGCGTATGCCCGGTATACCGGGAAACCGGCGCTCATTTCCTGTGCAGATGAAACGCTGATCGACCAGCTCGTCAAAGAAGACGGCGATATCCGGAAAATCAGTGACGCCTTGGAATTAGATATCGATGTCCGGCTCGCCAAAGCGCGGGATCAATACCTATGTCTGAAACGTTTGGAAGAGACGGGGGATACGACGAATGAAGAGTTCATCGAACAGGTAGAGGACTCCCTCCCGGATTTCGTTCATGGCAATGTCTCCCTCCAATCGACAGCTGTGTACGGAGAACGTTCCGATTATCCGGAATTGAGCGACGCGCAGTGGAAAATGGTGAACTACCATCCGATCCAGCAATGCGAAGCTTGCGATCTGCGCAATAAATGCGGACAGACGCTCCATCGCAATCATTACCGGGAAGCGGTGGAGATCATCATCTGCTCCCATGATTTTTATATGGAACATATTTGGACGAAGGACTCGCGCAAACGGCAAGGTCAATTGCCTTTATTGCCCGAGGTTTCAATGATTGTTTTTGACGAAGGGCATCTCCTCGAATATTCGGCGCAGCGTGCGTTGACATACGAAGTGCAAAACAGCACGCTGCTCCATCTATTAGAGCGCATCATGGTAGATGGTGTTCGGGAAAAGACGCTCGGCCTGATGGAAAATCTTATTGATATCCATGAGAGATTCTTTGAAAAATTGGATGACTCCGTGGAGCTCACCGATAATGAACGGAAAGCGATCGGTCGGTCGGAGGAACTGCTTGCACTTGGCAAAGAGGCGGTCCGGCTTTCCCACGCCATTTTGGAAGAATTCGTGTTTGAAGGTGAGTTATTCATTATCCCGGAATATGATCTGAAGATGGTCGAGGAGTATCTCGATCAGTACATCTATTCCATGGATCTGTTCACTTCCCAGAATGATGCGGTCGATTGGCTGGAAGACCGGGAAGGCGAGTTGACCCTTGTCGTGATGCCAAGGCTGGTAACCGATATTTTGAGAGAAAAACTGTTTTCTTCGAAACTTCCAATCGTGTTCTCTTCGGCGACACTCTCGGTAGGAAAAGACTTTTCGTATTTGGCGGAAGGTTTGGGTATTGAGGACTATCTGTCGTTTTCCGTCCAGTCCCCATTCGATTACGATGAAGTGATGAAAGTCGTCTCGACGGATGTGGAGGACCACGAGAAAGCGGAAAAAGTGCTGGAGTTGTTGGAAGACGGGGAACAGACATTGATCTTGTTCAAATCCGAACAATCGATGAACCGGTTCCAGGCGCAACTTCCGGCTGAATGGAAAGAGCGGGTTGCTTTCGAAGGGGAGCGCGAACTATCTTCCATGATACGGGACTTCCAGCAGAAACAAGTGGCGTTCCTTTGTTCATATCATTTATGGGAAGGATTGGACATCCCGCATGATGCGTTGACGCGCGTCATTATCCACGACTTGCCGTTTCCGCCATCCGACCCATTATTCGAAGCGCGGCGTAAACATGCAGATGACCCATTCCGGCAAGTCGATTTGCCGTTCATGTTGCTGCGACTGCGACAAGGCGCCGGCCGCTTGATCCGGACTTCGGAGGATTATGGCACCGTCCATTTGTTATTGAATCCGTTGGAACAACAACTGAAACCGGAAATCGAATCAATCTTCCCTGTCCCGATGGTGGCGCAAGCATAA